A single window of Vigna unguiculata cultivar IT97K-499-35 chromosome 1, ASM411807v1, whole genome shotgun sequence DNA harbors:
- the LOC114193606 gene encoding berberine bridge enzyme-like 23, with protein sequence MQMSYLAVFLILLLPISSSSSSSSSASTLVEKKFKECLITQLDGNSESVDKILFTKSSSQYPQVLEALEQNPRWVNSSNKPLLILTPFHESEIQAGIRCSRELGLQLRVRSGGHDYEGLSYLSKVPFVMVDLINMRSIQVNLSDETVWVQAGASVGELYYQISKASKVHGFPAGTCPSVGIGGHISGGGQGVMLRKHGLAADHVVDAYIIDANGEIHDRKSMGEDVFWAIRGGSATSFGVILAWKIRLVRVPPIVTGFNVFKTVEEGAKNLIHRWQYIAPELPEDLVIRVIAQNSGDKPKKLRALFNSLFLGGVDRLIPLMNQSFPELGLQAKDCTEMNWIQSVMFIAGFDIHDPLELLLNRTTSPKSSFKAKSDFVKEPIPETGLEGAWKMLVEEEASTVMILEPYGGIMNEISESETPFPHRKGNLYNIQYLVNWNGNSNEESKRYLLWAKMIYRYMTPYVSKSPRAAYFNYKDLDLGQNLLDNTSYSMASVWGEKYFKGNFRRLAQIKTKFDPQNFFRNEQSIPLLNARPYK encoded by the coding sequence ATGCAGATGAGTTATCTTGCAGTGTTTCTGATACTGCTTCTTCCAatctcatcttcatcttcatcttcatcttcagcaTCTACCTTGGTTGAGAAGAAATTCAAGGAATGTTTGATAACCCAACTTGATGGCAATTCTGAATCCGTTGACAAAATACTCTTCACCAAATCCTCCTCCCAATATCCCCAAGTCTTGGAGGCATTGGAACAAAACCCTAGATGGGTGAATTCATCAAATAAGCCTCTTCTGATTCTAACACCTTTCCATGAATCAGAAATTCAAGCAGGCATCAGATGCAGCAGAGAACTTGGTTTGCAGCTCAGAGTCAGAAGTGGTGGCCATGATTATGAAGGGCTATCATACCTCAGTAAGGTCCCATTTGTGATGGTTGACCTCATCAACATGCGTTCCATTCAAGTTAACCTTTCTGATGAAACAGTTTGGGTTCAGGCTGGAGCATCAGTGGGTGAACTTTACTACCAAATCTCAAAGGCTAGTAAAGTGCATGGTTTCCCTGCTGGAACCTGTCCAAGTGTAGGGATAGGTGGACATATCAGTGGAGGGGGGCAGGGTGTCATGTTGAGAAAACATGGCCTGGCTGCAGACCATGTTGTTGATGCTTACATCATTGATGCAAATGGGGAGATTCATGATAGAAAATCAATGGGAGAAGATGTTTTCTGGGCCATAAGAGGAGGTAGTGCTACTAGTTTTGGAGTCATCCTTGCATGGAAAATCAGGTTGGTCAGAGTTCCACCTATTGTTACAGGTTTCAATGTTTTCAAAACAGTGGAAGAAGGAGCCAAGAATCTCATTCACAGGTGGCAATACATTGCACCTGAATTGCCTGAGGATCTTGTCATTAGAGTAATAGCTCAAAACAGTGGTGACAAGCCAAAAAAATTGAGAGCACTCTTCAACTCTCTGTTCCTGGGAGGAGTAGACAGGTTGATCCCACTGATGAATCAGAGTTTCCCAGAATTGGGATTGCAGGCCAAAGACTGCACTGAAATGAATTGGATTCAATCAGTTATGTTCATTGCTGGATTCGACATACACGACCCTCTGGAACTCTTGCTCAACAGAACTACCTCACCTAAAAGCTCTTTCAAGGCCAAGTCTGACTTTGTGAAGGAGCCAATACCAGAAACTGGTCTAGAAGGAGCTTGGAAAATGCTTGTAGAGGAAGAAGCATCAACCGTGATGATATTGGAACCCTATGGTGGTATAATGAATGAAATTTCAGAATCTGAAACCCCTTTTCCCCACAGGAAGGGCAACTTGTACAACATACAATACTTGGTCAATTGGAATGGGAATAGCAACGAAGAATCCAAGAGGTATCTACTCTGGGCCAAGATGATTTACAGATACATGACTCCATATGTGTCAAAATCTCCACGAGCTGCATATTTCAATTATAAGGATCTGGATTTAGGCCAAAACCTGCTTGACAACACAAGCTACTCAATGGCTAGTGTTTGGGGTGAGAAATACTTTAAGGGAAACTTTAGGAGATTGGCACAGATTAAGACAAAGTTTGACCCCCAGAATTTTTTCAGGAATGAACAAAGTATTCCTCTCCTAAATGCTCGTCCTTATAAATAA